A genomic window from Triticum urartu cultivar G1812 chromosome 7, Tu2.1, whole genome shotgun sequence includes:
- the LOC125525591 gene encoding G patch domain-containing protein TGH homolog, whose amino-acid sequence MASHDDDQDLVVYGTPIEREEDISARKRRAVADAGQLRALPAWKQEVRDEEGRRRFHGAFTGGFSAGFYNTAGSKEGWMPQTFTSSRKSRAEHKKQSIYNFLDEEDIKDMGGNALETSQQYDTFGFTAAEHARKQASKEQNERPSAIPGPVPDELVVPATTSIGVKLLMKMGWRQGRTIKDAHADSLYESRREARKAFLALSGVSNDEDQDQIASQKSRVDENVAESFEKISASGNTPVYVLHPKEDLHGLGFDPFKHAPEFKDRKRSHKSMNRDRNRSGVSVRGSLLISNSGQYAPGFGIGALEELGVEDEDIYASGFNYEQTEVDIEPSKTSGDSKFKLEDKKRGFFLSFKIASNSEYKLERFHPPEIPADFDGRHKFSSPIQTADKFSDLAPPEVPPPEDTTLRLLIEGCAAMVARCGKHVEDFYKEKSKASPQFLFLDGGDGCSYYTRKLWEHQQKFIDRQRPDAVKSKPSSDKLTAENRGTILGEKPLDRSSKSSSSFVSAKEAVQLQSNLGDTFVKPISLDGVPESKKPFRNEPAKQARFEQFLKEKYQGGLRIASLAPTITMSEADRARERLDFEAAADAIEKGKEYKAIDPLSILGLPGLNEQRFVSSTQLESSAVLQDERPMYPQREEFEWRPSPILCKRFDIVDPFMGKPMPLRRPISKMDTLMFMTESTKKINEDVRGSSTIPPNAAVSGTEETEAQETANNPDIVASSMQRPVDLYKAIFSDDSDDDMDEPLNNQQVDPVKTSEGANMALNRLVAEDFLESLGKELGLEVPPEKPAQPPNVLFRSEILPTADASVSRNGQTSTFREIKENEGSLGLMEAANGNGDGPSSNVEKLDLKYEHNADIGRSHSSHRQIRNGSPESDTSIERHRSRKRRSHHRNRSPTPDSGSSDERRSSKKRKSHSRHRAGRSRTPDADLSSDSQRNKRKRREKRSHRTRMSDSDSSDHEYKEKYTSSSRRSSDKDRSRKHSKHRRHRRKDSA is encoded by the exons ATGGCATCCCACGACGACGACCAGGACCTCGTGGTCTACGGGACGCCGATCGAGCGGGAGGAGGACATCTCCGCCCGCAAGCGCCGCGCCGTCGCCGACGCAGGCCAGCTCCGGGCCCTCCCCGCCTGGAAGCAGGAG GTCAGGGATGAGGAAGGGCGGAGAAGATTTCATGGTGCATTTACTGGAGGCTTCTCTGCTGGCTTTTACAATACTGCTGGCTCAAAAGAGG GATGGATGCCACAGACATTCACATCTTCACGAAAAAGTAGAGCTGAGCATAAAAAACAAAGCATATATAATTTTCTTGATGAGGAAGATATCAAG GATATGGGAGGTAATGCCTTGGAAACATCTCAACAGTATGATACATTCGGTTTTACAGCTGCAGAGCATGCCAGAAAACAAGCATCCAAGGAACAAAATGAGAG ACCATCAGCTATTCCTGGACCTGTTCCTGATGAATTGGTGGTCCCCGCCACAACCTCGATTG GCGTGAAGTTACTGATGAAAATGGGCTGGCGCCAAGGTCGTACCATCAAGGATGCACATGCTGACTCCTTATATG AGTCACGTAGGGAAGCTAGAAAAGCGTTTCTTGCACTCTCTGGTGTCAGTAACGATGAGGACCAAGATCAAATTGCTTCTCAGAAATCTAGAGTGGATGAAAATGTCGCAGAATCATTTGAGAAAATAAGCGCTTCAGGAAATACCCCA GTGTATGTACTTCATCCAAAGGAAGATCTGCATGGTTTAGGTTTTGACCCATTCAAACATGCGCCTGAGTTTAAAG ATAGGAAAagatcacacaaatcaatgaacaGGGACCGAAACCGAAGTGGTGTTTCCGTGAGGGGAAGTCTCCTGATTTCAAACT CAGGACAATATGCTCCTGGCTTTGGAATTGGAGCACTTGAAGAGCTTGGTGTTGAAGATGAGGATATTTATGCATCAG GTTTCAATTATGAACAAACAGAAGTTGATATCGAGCCTTCAAAAACATCTGGTGACAGTAAGTTTAAACTTGAAGACAAGAAGAGAGGTTTCTTCCTGAGCTTTAAAATCGCCTCAAATTCCGAGTACAAACTCGAAAG ATTTCATCCTCCTGAGATCCCAGCTGATTTTGATGGTCGCCATAAGTTCTCAAGTCCAATTCAGACAGCTGATAAGTTCTCTGATCTAGCTCCTCCCGAGGTTCCTCCTCCAGAAGACACTACCTTGAGATTATTGATTGAGGGCTGTGCTGCTATGGTTGCTCGTTGCGGGAAACATGTAGAGGATTTCTACAAAGAGAAAAGTAAAGCAAGTCCACAGTTTCTTTTCCTCGACGGAGGAGATGGATGTAGCTACTACACAAGGAAGTTATGGGAGCATCAGCAGAAGTTTATTGACCGGCAAAGACCTGATGCTGTTAAGTCGAAGCCTTCTTCTGACAAGTTGACAGCTGAGAATCGTGGAACTATTCTTGGTGAAAAGCCTCTCGATAGAAGCTCCAAATCATCTAGCTCATTTGTTTCTGCAAAAGAAGCTGTTCAACTACAATCAAATCTTGGTGACACCTTTGTGAAGCCAATATCTCTT GATGGTGTGCCAGAGTCAAAGAAGCCTTTTAGAAATGAGCCAGCAAAGCAGGCAAGGTTTGAGCAGTTTCTAAAGGAGAAATATCAGGGTGGTCTTCGTATTGCAAGTCTTGCTCCTACAATTACAATGTCGGAGGCTGATCGTGCTCGTGAAAGACTAGATTTTGAGGCTGCTGCAGATGCAATTGAAAAAGGAAAAGAATATAAGGCTATAGATCCTTTGTCAATATTGGGTTTACCTGGATTGAATGAGCAACGCTTTGTTTCATCCACTCAATTAGAG AGCTCTGCGGTACTCCAAGATGAGAGGCCCATGTATCCACAGAGGGAGGAGTTTGAATGGCGGCCTTCACCAATACTGTGCAAGCGTTTTGATATTGTTGACCCTTTCATGGGAAAG CCAATGCCTCTTCGAAGACCAATAAGCAAGATGGACACCCTTATGTTTATGACCGAGTCCACTAAAAAGATAAATGAAGATGTAAGGGGCTCAAGTACGATTCCACCAAATGCTGCTGTGTCAGGAACAGAAGAGACAGAGGCACAGGAAACTGCAAATAACCCTGATATTGTGGCAAGCAGTATGCAGAGGCCTGTTGATCTTTAcaag GCAATCTTTTCTGATGATTCAGACGATGATATGGACGAACCTCTTAACAATCAACAAGTGGATCCAGTGAAGACGAGTGAAGGTGCCAACATGGCTCTTAATCGTCTTGTTGCTGAGGATTTCCTGGAATCTTTGGGTAAAGAACTGGGATTGGAGGTTCCTCCAGAGAAACCGGCCCAGCCACCGAATGTCTTGTTTAGATCAGAAATCCTTCCAACGGCTGATGCAAGTGTATCTAGGAATGGCCAGACATCTACTTTTAGGGAGATAAAGGAGAACGAGGGTTCTTTGGGTTTGATGGAAGCTGCCAATGGTAATGGGGACGGTCCTTCATCCAATGTCGAAAAGCTTGATTTGAAATATGAGCATAATGCTGACATAGGCCGGTCACACTCTTCACATCGTCAGATTCGGAACGGTAGTCCAGAGTCTGATACTTCTATTGAACGGCATAGGAGTAGGAAAAGAAGATCCCATCATCGAAATCGGAGTCCAACACCAGATTCTGGTTCTTCTGATGAACGACGTAGTAGTAAGAAAAGAAAGTCACATTCAAGACATAGAGCAGGCAGGAGTAGAACTCCTGATGCCGATTTGTCCTCTGACAGCCAAAGGAATAAGAGAAAACGTCGGGAGAAAAGGAGTCATCGGACCCGCATGTCTGACAGTGATTCTAGTGATCATGAATACAAGGAAAAATATACATCTAGTAGTAGAAGATCATCTGATAAAGACAGAAGTAGAAAGCATTCTAAACACCGCAGGCACAGAAGAAAAGACTCTGCATAA